Proteins encoded within one genomic window of Fragaria vesca subsp. vesca linkage group LG1, FraVesHawaii_1.0, whole genome shotgun sequence:
- the LOC101302870 gene encoding splicing factor 3B subunit 3-like codes for MYLYSLTLQRATGIVCAINGNFSGGKTQEIVVARGKVLELIRPDDNGKIQTLLSVEIFGAIRSLAQFRLTGSQKDYIVVGSDSGRIVILEYNKEKNVFDKIHQETFGKSGCRRIVPGQYLAIDPKGRAVMVGACEKQKLVYVLNRDTAARLTISSPLEAHKSHTIVYSICGVDCGFDNPIFAAIELDYSEVDQDSSGNAQREAQKHLTFYELDLGLNHVSRKWSDQVDNGANLLVTVPGGGDGPSGVLVCAENFVIYKNQGQADVRAVIPRRVDLPAERGVLIVSAATHKQKSMFFFLLQTEYGDIFKVTLEHNNDIVSELKIKYFDTIPVTTSICVLKSGFLFAASEFGNHSLYQFQAIGEDPDVESSSASLMETEEGFQPVYFQPRKLKNLVRIDQVESLMPIMDMKVSNLFEEETSQIYTLCGRGPRSSLRILRPGLAISEMAVSELPGVPSAVWTVKKSVSDEFDAYIVVSFANATLVLSIGETVEEVNDSGFLDTTPSLAVSLIGDDSLMQVHPNGIRHIREDGRINEWKTPGKRNIVKVGSNRLQVVIALSGGELIYFEVDMTGQLIEVEKHEMSGDIACLDIAPVPEGRQRSRFLAVGSYDNTIRILSLDPDDCMQILSVQSVSSIPESLLFLEVQASVGGEDGADHPANLFLNAGLQTGILFRTVVDMVTGQLSDSRSRFLGLRAPKLFSINIRGKHAMLCLSSRPWLGYIHQGHFLLTPLSYETLEYAASFSSDQCAEGVVAVAGSALRVFTIERLGETFNETVIPLRYTPRKFVVQVKRKLLVIIESDQGAFTAEEREAGKKECFEAAELGENRNGNVEQMENGDNEEDPLSDEHFGYPKAESDKWVSCIRVLDPKTATTTCLMELLDNEAAFSVCTVNFHDKEYGTLLAVGTAKGLQFWPKKSITAGYIHIYRFLDDGKSLELLHKTQVDGVPLALCQFQGRLLAGIGSVLRLYDLGKKRLLRKCENKLFPNNIISIQTYRDRIYVGDIQESFHYCKYRRDENQLYIFADDCVPRWLTASFHIDFDTMAGADKFGNVYFVRLPQDVSDEIEEDPTGGRIKWEQGKLNGAPNKVEEIVQFHVGDVVSCLQKASLIPGGGECIIYGTVMGSLGALLAFTSRDDVDFFSHLEMYMRQEHPPLCGRDHMAYRSAYFPVKDVIDGDLCEQYPTLPMDLQRKIADELDRTPGEILKKLEEIRNKII; via the exons ATGTACCTCTACAGCCTCACTCTCCAGCGCGCGACCGGCATAGTCTGCGCCATCAATGGCAACTTCTCCGGCGGAAAGACCCAAGAAATCGTGGTCGCCAGAGGCAAAGTGCTCGAACTCATTCGCCCCGACGACAACGGTAAGATCCAGACTCTTCTCTCCGTTGAAATTTTCGGCGCCATTAGGTCCTTAGCTCAGTTTAGGCTCACTGGCTCCCAGAAAGATTATATTGTTGTGGGTTCCGATTCGGGCCGAATTGTTATTCTAGAGTACAACAAGGAGAAGAATGTGTTTGATAAGATCCACCAAGAGACTTTTGGGAAATCTGGGTGTAGAAGGATAGTTCCGGGCCAGTACTTGGCTATTGACCCGAAAGGGAGGGCTGTTATGGTTGGAGCCTGTGAGAAACAGAAATTAGTTTATGTTTTGAATAGAGATACCGCTGCTAGGTTGACCATATCGTCGCCGCTGGAAGCTCATAAGTCCCATACTATTGTGTACTCCATTTGTGGTGTGGACTGTGGGTTTGATAATCCTATATTTGCTGCCATTGAGTTGGATTATTCGGAGGTGGATCAGGATTCCAGCGGGAATGCCCAGCGGGAGGCCCAGAAGCATTTGACTTTCTATGAGCTAGATTTGGGGCTTAACCATGTCTCCAGAAAGTGGTCGGACCAGGTTGATAATGGTGCCAATTTGCTGGTTACTGTTCCTGGAGGTGGGGACGGGCCGAGTGGTGTGCTGGTATGTGCGGAAAACTTTGTGATTTATAAGAACCAGGGACAAGCCGATGTTAGGGCTGTGATTCCTAGGCGTGTGGATTTGCCTGCTGAACGTGGGGTTCTTATAGTCTCAGCAGCTACTCACAAGCAGAAGTCCATGTTCTTCTTTCTTTTGCAGACTGAGTATGGAGACATATTCAAGGTCACTTTGGAGCATAACAATGATATTGTCTCGGAATTGAAGATCAAATACTTTGATACAATTCCAGTCACAACTTCAATCTGTGTGTTAAAATCAGGATTTTTGTTTGCTGCTTCAGAGTTTGGGAACCACTCTTTGTACCAATTCCAGGCAATAGGTGAAGATCCTGATGTGGAGTCTTCCTCGGCTTCTTTGATGGAGACGGAAGAGGGTTTCCAGCCTGTGTATTTCCAGCCTAGAAAACTGAAGAACCTTGTTAGGATTGATCAGGTTGAGAGCTTGATGCCGATAATGGATATGAAGGTCTCTAATCTCTTTGAAGAAGAAACATCTCAAATATATACACTTTGTGGGCGGGGTCCTCGTTCATCTCTCAGGATACTAAGACCTGGTTTGGCTATCAGTGAGATGGCTGTGTCGGAGCTTCCTGGTGTGCCAAGTGCAGTCTGGACAGTGAAAAAGAGTGTGAGTGATGAGTTTGATGCATACATTGTGGTGTCATTCGCAAATGCTACTCTTGTGCTTTCAATTGGTGAGACAGTCGAGGAAGTTAATGACAGTGGGTTTCTTGATACTACCCCATCACTTGCAGTGTCTTTGATAGGTGATGATTCTCTCATGCAAGTTCATCCAAATGGCATTAGGCACATCAGGGAAGACGGACGTATCAATGAATGGAAAACTCCTGGAAAGAGAAATATTGTTAAGGTTGGCTCTAATAGACTTCAGGTAGTAATTGCTCTGAGTGGAGGAGAACTTATATACTTTGAGGTTGATATGACCGGTCAATTGATAGAGGTCGAGAAGCATGAAATGTCTGGTGATATAGCTTGTCTGGACATTGCCCCAGTACCTGAAGGGAGACAGAGATCTCGTTTCCTTGCAGTTGGCTCATATGACAACACAATTCGTATATTGTCATTGGATCCCGATGACTGTATGCAGATTCTGAGTGTCCAAAGTGTTTCTTCAATTCCAGAATCTCTTCTGTTTCTTGAGGTTCAGGCATCAGTTGGTGGTGAGGATGGTGCTGATCATCCTGCCAACCTTTTCCTTAATGCCGGTTTACAAACGGGGATTTTGTTTAGAACAGTGGTGGATATGGTGACAGGTCAGCTTTCTGATTCTCGTTCTCGATTCTTAGGACTAAGAGCTCCAAAGCTATTTTCTATTAATATAAGAGGCAAGCATGCCATGCTTTGTTTGTCAAGTCGCCCCTGGCTTGGTTATATTCATCAAGGACATTTCCTGTTAACACCGCTATCATATGAGACTCTTGAATATGCGGCCTCATTTTCATCCGATCAATGTGCGGAAGGTGTAGTTGCTGTTGCTGGCAGTGCTTTGAGAGTTTTTACCATTGAAAGACTGGGAGAAACATTTAATGAAACTGTGATTCCTCTGAGGTACACCCCTAGAAAGTTTGTGGTTCAAGTGAAACGAAAGCTTTTGGTAATTATCGAAAGTGATCAAGGAGCATTCACAGCAGAAGAGCGTGAAGCTGGGAAAAAGGAGTGCTTTGAGGCTGCGGAACTAGGTGAAAACAGAAATGGTAATGTTGAGCAGATGGAAAATGGTGATAATGAGGAGGATCCCCTCTCTGATGAGCACTTTGGCTATCCAAAGGCAGAGTCTGACAAGTGGGTTTCTTGCATTCGAGTTCTTGACCCAAAGACAGCAACTACAACCTGTTTGATGGAGCTTCTTGATAACGAGGCTGCATTCAGTGTATGTACAGTGAATTTTCATGACAAGGAGTATGGTACGCTTTTGGCTGTTGGTACCGCTAAGGGACTTCAATTTTGGCCCAAGAAAAGTATAACTGCAGGATATATTCACATATATCGATTTCTAGATGATGGAAAGTCCCTTGAACTTTTGCACAAGACACAAGTGGATGGTGTTCCTCTTGCTTTGTGTCAGTTTCAAGGAAGGTTACTTGCAGGGATAGGATCAGTGCTCAGACTATATGATTTGGGGAAGAAAAGATTGCTTAGGAAATGTGAGAATAAGCTGTTTCCGAACAATATCATATCCATTCAGACGTACCGTGATCGAATTTACGTAGGTGACATTCAAGAG TCATTCCACTACTGCAAGTATAGACGGGATGAGAATCAGCTGTATATATTTGCTGATGATTGTGTTCCAAGATGGCTTACAGCATCATTCCATATAGACTTTGACACTATGGCAGGTGCGGACAAGTTTGGAAATGTGTATTTTGTGAGGTTACCACAGGATGTTTCAGATGAGATAGAAGAAGATCCAACAGGTGGGAGGATAAAATGGGAGCAGGGGAAGTTGAATGGCGCTCCGAACAAAGTAGAGGAGATAGTGCAATTTCATGTTGGTGATGTGGTCAGCTGCTTGCAGAAGGCATCTCTCATTCCAGGTGGTGGTGAGTGCATCATTTACGGGACAGTAATGGGTAGTTTGGGTGCATTGCTTGCATTTACCTCCCGTGATGATGTTGACTTCTTTTCTCACCTGGAGATGTATATGAGGCAAGAACATCCCCCATTGTGTGGAAGAGACCACATGGCTTACAGATCAGCTTATTTCCCGGTTAAG GATGTTATTGATGGGGATCTCTGTGAGCAGTACCCAACATTGCCTATGGATCTACAGAGGAAAATTGCAGACGAGTTGGACAGAACTCCTGGGGAGATACTGAAGAAACTTGAGGAAATTCGAAATAAGATCATTTAA